A stretch of Brassica napus cultivar Da-Ae chromosome C6, Da-Ae, whole genome shotgun sequence DNA encodes these proteins:
- the LOC106415487 gene encoding root phototropism protein 3, with amino-acid sequence MEKTSSPESATISVKSPETTVGEMECSLLDESSIHDIDYFVKTIAQIKAKGVRADLIGSIITHYASKWLPDLSDIFTTSPDGPNQQSQPQQLQSESFSVTAFVMKKRFYVETLIGIIPPEKDSVSCDFLLRLLRTANLVGADDNYKAELEGRVSWQLDQASLKELMIPSFSHTCGTLLDVELVTRLVKKFAGLDSEGVKSGASLVKVAKLVDSYLAEVAVDGDLSLVEFVSLAEALPNHARGTEDGLYRAIDTYLKAHPKVTKQERKRLCGLIDSKKLSVEASLHVAQNDRLPVRTVIQVLLTEQAKMSRSRHNNNDWSGLTFSPNPSSSHYSESGPARCMSKREMNVQQMEIKRLKGDMAKLKSEFEAMQTQLEKLVEKKCSSGSKGFFRWKKLGFRSGFSVSVLDKNGEEFGENGETGEYFGYETQTPSNMKTKLVKGRTPSRWRKSMS; translated from the exons ATGGAGAAAACATCTTCACCGGAATCTGCCACCATCTCCGTCAAATCTCCGGAAACCACCGTCGGAGAGATGGAATGTTCTTTATTGGACGAAAGCAGCATTCACGACATCGACTACTTCGTTAAGACCATAGCCCAGATCAAAGCCAAAGGTGTCCGTGCCGATCTCATCGGCTCCATCATCACTCATTACGCTTCCAAGTGGCTCCCTGACCTCTCCGACATCTTCACAACAAGCCCCGATGGTCCGAACCAACAATCTCAACCGCAGCAACTACAGTCGGAGAGCTTCTCAGTAACGGCGTTTGTGATGAAGAAACGTTTCTACGTCGAAACACTCATCGGAATCATCCCGCCGGAGAAAGACTCTGTTTCTTGCGACTTCCTCCTACGTCTCCTCAGAACTGCGAACCTTGTCGGAGCAGATGATAACTACAAGGCGGAGCTCGAGGGGAGGGTTTCGTGGCAGCTTGACCAAGCTTCCCTCAAGGAGCTAATGATACCTTCGTTCAGTCACACGTGCGGGACTTTGTTAGACGTTGAGCTGGTGACTCGTTTGGTTAAGAAGTTCGCAGGGTTAGATAGCGAAGGAGTCAAGTCTGGTGCTTCTCTGGTTAAAGTGGCGAAGCTTGTCGACTCTTACTTAGCTGAAGTAGCCGTTGACGGCGATTTAAGTCTCGTGGAGTTTGTTTCCCTAGCCGAAGCTCTCCCTAACCATGCTCGTGGTACAGAAGATGGCTTATACCGCGCAATTGACACCTACCTCAAG GCACATCCTAAAGTGACCAAGCAAGAAAGGAAGAGACTTTGTGGACTAATAGACAGCAAGAAGCTATCAGTGGAAGCATCTCTTCACGTTGCGCAGAATGATCGTTTACCGGTTAGAACTGTTATTCAAGTTTTACTCACTGAGCAGGCGAAGATGAGTCGGAGCCGCCACAACAACAATGATTGGAGTGGCTTAACGTTCAGTCCAAACCCTTCTAGTTCACACTACTCAGAGTCAGGTCCAGCTCGGTGCATGTCCAAACGCGAGATGAATGTCCAGCAGATGGAGATAAAGAGATTGAAAGGGGATATGGCAAAGCTCAAGAGCGAGTTTGAAGCAATGCAAACACAGTTAGAGAAGCTGGTTGAGAAGAAATGTAGTAGTGGGAGTAAAGGTTTTTTTAGGTGGAAGAAGTTGGGATTTAGAAGTGGTTTTAGCGTTAGCGTTTTGGATAAGAATGGTGAAGAGTTTGGTGAAAATGGAGAAACAGGAGAATACTTTGGTTATGAGACTCAGACACCTAGTAATATGAAGACAAAGCTTGTCAAAGGAAGAACACCTTCTAGGTGGAGAAAATCAAtgtcttga